The genomic region GTTGTCCATCGCCGAGATCGGGGCGCGCGCGGATGTCGCCGTCGTGCTCGGCGGCGACGGCACCATGCTCGGCGTCGGCCGCCAGCTCGCGCCGTACAGGACGCCGCTCATCGGCGTGAACCACGGGCGGCTCGGCTTCATCACGGACATCCCGCTCAAGGAAATGCGCGAACGCGTGCCGCAGATGCTCGCGGGCCAGTTCGAACGCGAGGAGCGCACGCTGCTCGAAGCGCGCATCGTGCGCAACGACAAGCCGATCTACCACGCGCTCGCCTTCAACGATGTCGTCGTGAATCGCAGCGGCTTTTCCGGCATGGCGGAGCTGCGCGTCTCGGTGGACGGCCACTTCATGTACAACCAGCGCTCGGACGGGCTGATCGTCGCGACGCCGACCGGCTCCACCGCTTACGCGCTGTCGTCCACAGGGCCGATTCTGCATCCGCAATTGCAGGGCTTCGTGCTCGTGCCGATTGCGCCGCATTCGCTCTCGAACCGTCCGATCGTTCTGCCCGACGATTCGAAAGTCACCATTCAGATCATCGGCGGGCGCGACGTGAACGTGAACTTCGACATGCAATCGTTCACCGCCGTCGAACTGAACGACGCGATCGAGGTGCGGCGCTCGCGTCATACCGTGCCGGTGCTGCATCCGGTCGGCTACAGCACCTACGCCACGCTGCGCAAGAAACTGCACTGGAACGAGCATCCTTCGCAGGACTCGTCCGTCTGACCCGCACAACCTAGCCGAACCCTTCCGAAGCGTCCATGCTCCGTCATCTCTCCATTCGAGACTTCGTCATCGTCGCCGCGCTCGACATCGAATTCGATTCGGGCTTCACGGTCTTTTCGGGTGAAACCGGCGCGGGCAAGTCGATCCTAATCGACGCCCTCGCCCTCACGCTCGGCGCGCGCGCCGATGCGAGCGTCGTGCGCACCGGCGAGGCACGCGCGGACATCACCGCAGAGTTTTCCACGTATGCGCAGGTCGTCCGCTGGCTCGAAGATCACGCGCTCTCGCAGGACGGCGACACGGTCATGCTGCGCCGCGTGATCGATTCGGGCGGACGCTCGCGCGCGTTCATCAACGGCACGCCGGCCACGCTCGCGCAGTTGCGCGAAGTGGGCGAAATGCTCGTCGATATTCACGGCCAGCATGCGCATCAGTTATTGATGCGGCCGGACGCCCAACGCGAACTCTTCGACACGCACGCGGGCCTCGTCGATACGGCGAGCGCCGTCAATCGCGCATGGCGTGCGTGGCGCGAGGCGCAGCAGGCCGTCGAAGCCGCGCAGAGCCGCGACCGCGAACTGCAGCTCGAACGCGAGCGGCTCGCGTGGCAATTGAGCGAATTCGACAAGCTCGCGCCGCAGCCGGGCGAATGGGAGGAAGTGAGCGCGGAGCATCATCGGCTCTCGCATTCGGCAAGTCTCATCGACGGCGTGCAAAGCGCGCTTGCCGCCCTTTCCGAATCCGACGACGCGATGATCTCCAAGCTCGGCGCGATCATTTCGAAGGTGCGCGGCCTCGCGGATATGGACCCGGCGCTCGGGGACGTGCTCGCCTCGCTCGAACCCGCCGAAATTCAGCTGCAGGAAGCGTCATATTCGCTGTCGCATTACGCGCAGCGGCTCGAACTCGATCCCGATCGGCTCGCGCAAGTCGAAAGGCGCATGGATCAACTGCACTCGACCGCGCGCAAGTTCCGCCTTCAACCGGAATCGCTGCCGGAAGAACACGAGTTGCGCCGCCGTCAGCTTGCCGAACTCGACGCCGCCGCCGATCTCGACGCGCTCAACGCCGCCGCCGACAAAGCGAAGAAGGCGTATCTGGCGCAAGCGCAGGTGCTTTCGAAGGCGCGCGCGAAGGCGGCGAAAGCGCTGTCGCAAGCCGTCACCGGAGGCATGCAGGAATTGTCGATGGCGGGCGGCAGCTTCGAAGTCGCGCTCGTGCCGCTCGAGGAAGGCGGCGCGAACGGGCTGGAGCAAATCGAGTTCAGGGTCGCCGGTCACGCGGGTGTCGCGCTGCGTCCGCTCGCGAAAGTGGCTTCGGGCGGCGAACTGGCGCGCATCAGCTTGGCGCTCGCCGTGATCGCGAGCACCGCGAGCCCAACGCCCACGCTGATCTTCGACGAAGTGGACACCGGCATCGGCGGCGGCGTCGCGGAAGTGGTCGGGCGGCTGCTGCATCAACTCGGGCGCGACCGTCAGGTGTTGTGCGTCACGCATTTGCCGCAAGTGGCCGCGCGCGGCGACCGGCATTTTCAGGTGGCGAAGTCTTCCGACGATGCCGGCGGCACGGTCAGCACCGTCACGCCGCTCGACAAGTCGAAACGCATCGAGGAAGTCGCGCGCATGCTCGGCGGTCTGGAAATCACCGCGACCACGCGCAAACACGCGAAGGAAATGCTCGCCGCGTAGGCGTTGCGGCGCGGCTCACGCCTCGCCGCCGAATACGCGCCTCCACAGACCCGTCACCGCCTCGCGCTCGCGTCGCACGACAGCCGGCGCGACGCGCGCCTTCTCCATGCCGTCGAGCCGCAGCGTGTGCTGCAGCTTCCGGTAATGCCGGTAGGCCGCGCCGATTTCCTCGGCGCCGTCGCTGGAAATCAGCCCGCTTTGCGCCGCAATCTTCAGGAGCGTGATGTTCCCGGCATTGCGCAAGAACGCGCGATGCTCCCGCGCATGCAGCAACACCCAGTACTGCACGATGAATTCGATATCGACCATGCCGCCGCGATCGTGCTTGAGATCGAAGAGTTCGGTGCGATTCGGGTGCCCCGCCGCCACGCGTTCGCGCATCGCGACGATCTCGCGTGCAAGCGACGCCGCATCGCGCTCCATGACGAGCACGTCGGCGCGGATCGCTTCGAATTGCGCGCCGATGCCGGCATCGCCCGCGCTGAAACGCGCCCGCGAAAGCGCCTGATGCTCCCACACCCACGCGGTGTTCGCCGCGTCGCCCTCGCGCAGTTGATAGCGGCGAAACGAGTCGAGATTCGTCACGAGCAAGCCGGATTCGCCGTTCGGACGCAGCCGCAAGTCCACGTCGAAGAGCGTGCCCGCGCCCGTCGCCGTCGTGAGCCAGGTGATGAGGCGGCGCGCGAAGAGCGCGTAGATATCGGAGGCGGCGTCGTCCGGGTCGTCGTAAAGAAAGATGAGATCGAGGTCGGACGCATAGCCCAGTTCCTTGCCGCCCAGCTTCCCATATGCGATGACCGAAAAGCGCGGCGTCTCGCGATGGCGCTTGGGGAACTGCTTCCACACGGTTTCGACCGTCACGTCGAGCACCGCGTCCGCGAGTTCTGACAGGCGGTCGCTGACATGCTCCACCGTCAGCCGCCCGGCGAGATCGATCAGCAGAATGCGGAACACTTCGGCCTGATGCGCGTGCCGCAGCAAGTCCATCTGATGCTCGGCGTCCTCGGCGGCGGCAAGACGCGCGCGCAGGGAGCGCTTGAATTCCTGCCAGTCGAACGGGCTGGAAATGGCCTCTTCATCGAGCAATTCGTCGAGCAATTGCGGGTGGCGAATCAGATAGCCCGCCGCCCAGCGCGACCCCGAGAGCACCGACAGCACGCGGTCGAGCGCCGCCGGATATTCCGTGAGCAACGCCAGATACGCGCCGCGCTTCGCCGTCGCTTCGAGCAGATCGAAAAGACGCGCGATGGTGTCGCCACGGCGCGCCGAGTCGATGGACTGCACCGCTTCGAGCGCCCGCTGCGCGACGATGTCGAAGCGCCCGCGGCTTCGCTCCGGCAAGCCGGCATAGCGCGACGAATTCCACACGGCGGTGAGCCGCGCGAGCACCGGCGACGGGTCCGCGAACCCAAGCTCCGAGAGGCGCGCGGCGAGTTCGTCCTGCGCGGAATCGTCGGCGAGCGCGCTGCTCCAGATCCACGACGCCGCCGAATCCTCCGCGACGCCGCAGCCGTTCTCGCCGCTCACCTTGTCGGCGAAGATCGCGTCGAACTGCTGCTCGACGAACTCGCGGTGCGCGTCGAGCGTCGCCATCAGCGCGGCGTAGTCCGCGAAGCCGAGCGACGACGCGAGCAGCGCGCGCTCGTCGTCCGCGACCGGCATCGCGTGCGTCTGCGCGTCGTTGCGATATTGCAGGCGATGCTCCACCGTGCGCAGAAAGAGATAGGCGTCGGAGAGCGCATCGCGCACGGAAGGCGCGATCAATCCGTGCGACGCCGCGCAGTCGAGCACGGCGAGCGTCGGCCGGATGCGAAACTGCGCCGCCTGCCCGCCGCGAATGAGCTGAAAAACCTGCGCGCTGAATTCGATCTCGCGGATGCCGCCGCGCCCGAGCTTGATGTCGTCGGCCTTGTCGGGGCGCATGGACGCGCGCCGCCGCGCTTCCTGCCGAATCTGCTGATGCAGCGCGCGAATCGCCGCGATCACGCCGTAGTCCAGATAGCGGCGATAAACGAACGGCGTCGCGATGGCGTCGAGCTGTTTCGCGAGCCGTTGCGCGCTGTCGATCTCGCGCTCGGAGACGAGCCGCGCCTTGATCCACGCGTAGCGTTCCCACTCGCGGCCCTGCACGTAGAAATATTCCTCGAGCATGCCGAGGCTGCACACGAGCGGCCCGGAGTCGCCGTTCGGACGCAGCCGCATATCGACGCGAAACACGTAGCCGTCCTGCGTCATCTCGGCAAGCGCGCCGATCAGCCGCCGCCCGAGCCGTGTGAAGAATTCCTGCGTCGGCAGCGGCGAGCGCTTCCCGCCGATGGTCTCGCCATCGTCTTCGTAGACGAAGATCAGATCGATATCCGACGACGCATTCAGTTCCCGCCCGCCGAGCTTGCCCATGCCGACGACGCCGAGCGTCAGCCGCTCGCCGTTCGGCCCGCGCGGTTCGCCGAAGAGCGCTTCGAGGTCCGCTGTCAGCACGGCCAGCGCGCGTTGAATGGTGACTTCGGCGAGATCGGTCATGGCGCCGGTGACTTCCGCGACATCGGCCGCGCCGCGCAGATCGCGCTCCATCACCGTGCAGAAGACTTCCGTGCGCAGGCGCCGCAGCGCCGCTTTCAGCGCGGCTTCGTCGAGCGCATCACCTTGGCCGCAGCGCGCGCACAGCGCATCGAGACGCGCCTCGATCCATTCGCGCGTGACGCTTGCCTGCGCCCACTGCGCCACATTCGATTCCAGTTCGGGACGCGCCGCATACGCGCGGGCCGCATAGTTGGAGTAGCCGGAACTGCGCAGGATCACATCGGTCATGAATGATTAGGCTCGCTCGTTGCTTCGGTCGTGTGTTTCTCTTTCGGGCATCCCGGACAGGCTTGGCTGCCTCCCGCGAAGGCTTGCGCGGCGCGGCTTTTGCGGCTTTCGCGCCTGCGCACGCCGGGCCGGTTCGCGCAATACCCTGTGTTACATTGAAGCGTCAAATTCGCAAAACTACCATATCGCCGAACAGCCGCAGTATGTCCGACAGCAGACGATCCGTCGACCCGACCGAAGTTGGACAAGCCCAGCCCAGCGGCAACGCCGAGCGCGTTCTGTCGCGCGTTCTCAAAATCGTCCTCGTGCTCGCCGCAGTGCTGTATTTCGCGGTGGCGTGCATCTATCTCGGCCTGCGTTATGCCGTGCTGCCGCAGATCGATTCGTTCAGGCCGCGCATCGAAAGCGCGGTGTCGTCGAGGATGCATGCGCAGCTTCGCATCGGCCGGCTCTCCGCGCGATGGTCCGGCATGCAGCCGACCATCGACATCGACAATCTTCGCATCGACGCCGCCGACGGCTCGCCGGGCCTCGCCGTGCCGCATGCGAGCGCGAGCGTCGCGTGGCGCTCGCTCGTCGCGCTCAAGCCGAAACTCGCGGACCTGAGCGTCGATGGCCCCGACGTGATCGTCGCGCGCAACGCCAAAGGCCAGGTGACGGTCGCGGGCGTGCCCGTGCCGACGCATCGCACCGGCTCGAACGCATTCGCAACGTGGCTGCTCGGACAAGAACACATCGCGCTGCGCGACGGCACGCTGCGCTGGCGCGATGCTGAGCGCGCGGCGCCGGAAATCGCGTTCAAGCGGCTGCGGCTCGTGGTCGTGAACGACGGACTGCGTCATCGCCTGGCGCTCGATGCGCCCGCCGACGGCGACGTGCTGCACGGTCCGCTCGACTTTCGCGCGGACTTCCGGCACGAGCCGTTCAGCGCGATGGGCGCGCCCGCGAACTGGACCGGCCGCCTGTATGTATCGACGGGACCGGTCGATCTGCCGACGCTCGCGCGCTACGTGAAGATGCCGTTCGCCATGTACGGCGGCCGCGTCGAGAACCGCATCTGGCTCGACTTCGCGCGCGGCCAGTTGCAGACCGCGAACGGCGATCTCTCGGGCGGCGACATCGCGCTGCGCGTGCGCGCGACGCAGCCGCGTCTCACGCTGCCCGTCGCCCGCTTCGCCTGGACCGTCGACAAGAAAGACACCGCGTACACGCTCAAT from Caballeronia sp. Lep1P3 harbors:
- a CDS encoding NAD kinase; the protein is MEIGQFKTVALVGRTNTPGIEAPLRSLAEHIANQGFDVVFEAGTAKDVGVTEYPALSIAEIGARADVAVVLGGDGTMLGVGRQLAPYRTPLIGVNHGRLGFITDIPLKEMRERVPQMLAGQFEREERTLLEARIVRNDKPIYHALAFNDVVVNRSGFSGMAELRVSVDGHFMYNQRSDGLIVATPTGSTAYALSSTGPILHPQLQGFVLVPIAPHSLSNRPIVLPDDSKVTIQIIGGRDVNVNFDMQSFTAVELNDAIEVRRSRHTVPVLHPVGYSTYATLRKKLHWNEHPSQDSSV
- the recN gene encoding DNA repair protein RecN; amino-acid sequence: MLRHLSIRDFVIVAALDIEFDSGFTVFSGETGAGKSILIDALALTLGARADASVVRTGEARADITAEFSTYAQVVRWLEDHALSQDGDTVMLRRVIDSGGRSRAFINGTPATLAQLREVGEMLVDIHGQHAHQLLMRPDAQRELFDTHAGLVDTASAVNRAWRAWREAQQAVEAAQSRDRELQLERERLAWQLSEFDKLAPQPGEWEEVSAEHHRLSHSASLIDGVQSALAALSESDDAMISKLGAIISKVRGLADMDPALGDVLASLEPAEIQLQEASYSLSHYAQRLELDPDRLAQVERRMDQLHSTARKFRLQPESLPEEHELRRRQLAELDAAADLDALNAAADKAKKAYLAQAQVLSKARAKAAKALSQAVTGGMQELSMAGGSFEVALVPLEEGGANGLEQIEFRVAGHAGVALRPLAKVASGGELARISLALAVIASTASPTPTLIFDEVDTGIGGGVAEVVGRLLHQLGRDRQVLCVTHLPQVAARGDRHFQVAKSSDDAGGTVSTVTPLDKSKRIEEVARMLGGLEITATTRKHAKEMLAA
- the glnE gene encoding bifunctional [glutamate--ammonia ligase]-adenylyl-L-tyrosine phosphorylase/[glutamate--ammonia-ligase] adenylyltransferase, which codes for MTDVILRSSGYSNYAARAYAARPELESNVAQWAQASVTREWIEARLDALCARCGQGDALDEAALKAALRRLRTEVFCTVMERDLRGAADVAEVTGAMTDLAEVTIQRALAVLTADLEALFGEPRGPNGERLTLGVVGMGKLGGRELNASSDIDLIFVYEDDGETIGGKRSPLPTQEFFTRLGRRLIGALAEMTQDGYVFRVDMRLRPNGDSGPLVCSLGMLEEYFYVQGREWERYAWIKARLVSEREIDSAQRLAKQLDAIATPFVYRRYLDYGVIAAIRALHQQIRQEARRRASMRPDKADDIKLGRGGIREIEFSAQVFQLIRGGQAAQFRIRPTLAVLDCAASHGLIAPSVRDALSDAYLFLRTVEHRLQYRNDAQTHAMPVADDERALLASSLGFADYAALMATLDAHREFVEQQFDAIFADKVSGENGCGVAEDSAASWIWSSALADDSAQDELAARLSELGFADPSPVLARLTAVWNSSRYAGLPERSRGRFDIVAQRALEAVQSIDSARRGDTIARLFDLLEATAKRGAYLALLTEYPAALDRVLSVLSGSRWAAGYLIRHPQLLDELLDEEAISSPFDWQEFKRSLRARLAAAEDAEHQMDLLRHAHQAEVFRILLIDLAGRLTVEHVSDRLSELADAVLDVTVETVWKQFPKRHRETPRFSVIAYGKLGGKELGYASDLDLIFLYDDPDDAASDIYALFARRLITWLTTATGAGTLFDVDLRLRPNGESGLLVTNLDSFRRYQLREGDAANTAWVWEHQALSRARFSAGDAGIGAQFEAIRADVLVMERDAASLAREIVAMRERVAAGHPNRTELFDLKHDRGGMVDIEFIVQYWVLLHAREHRAFLRNAGNITLLKIAAQSGLISSDGAEEIGAAYRHYRKLQHTLRLDGMEKARVAPAVVRREREAVTGLWRRVFGGEA